Within Halobacterium jilantaiense, the genomic segment CCGTTCACCGTCCACGTCGGCTCGCGGTTCTCCGCTCGCTCGTTCCGTGTCGCGTGGCGACACGCGGGCTGCCCCTTCTCCGATGAGCACCAGCCCGAGGTGGGCGAGCGGCGCGAGGTCGCCGCTCGCGCCGAGGCTCCCCCGGGACGGCACTACGGGGTGGACGCCCTCGTTCAGCATGCCGACGAACAGGTCCAGCACGTCCTCGCGGATGCCGGAGTAGCCCTTGGCGAGCGCGTTCAGCCGCGTGAGGAGGAGCGCGCGAACCGCCTCGCGGCCGAGTTCGTCCCCGGCACCGGCGGCGTGGCTCCGCAGGAGGTTCGTCTGGAGCGCTTCGAGGTCGTCGGCCTCGATGCGGGTGTCCACGAGCGACCCGAAGCCCGTGTTCACGCCGTAGACCGCCTCGTCGCCGTCGAGGACGTCCTCGACGCGCTCGCGGGACGCCCGCACCGCGGCCCGTGCGTCCTCGGGAATCTCGACGCGGGCGTCGTTTCGGGCGACTGCCTCAACGTCCTCGGGCGTGAGGCTCTCGCCGTCGACGAGCACGTCGGTCACGCGCGCTCACCTCCCGACGCCACAACCGAACCGTCCTTCAGCACCGTCTCGGCGCTGTTCACGCCGAAGTTGTAGGGGACGTGGACGTAGCTCGGGCCGTCCACGACGACGAGGTCGGCGGCCGTCCCCTCGCGGAGCGTCCCCGTTCCGTCCTCCCGGTCGATTGCGGTGGCGGCGTGGGCCGTCGCGCCGAGCAGCGCGTCCGCGGGTGCCATCCGCATCCCGTTGCAGGCGAGCGCGACCGCGAACCCCATCGACTGCGAGTAGCAGTTCGGATTCAGGTCCGTCGCGAGCGCGACCGGTGCGCCGGCCGCTGCGAACTGCTCGGGGTCGGCGTAGTCCTCGCCGAGCGAGAACGCGGTGCCGGGCAGCAGCACGGGCGTCACGTCGGCATCGGCGAGCGCCTCGGCGTCCTCCCGGTTCGCGTGCAGGAGGTGGTCGGCGCTCGCGGCGTTCAGGTCCGCGGCGAGCTGGGCGCTCCCGAGTCGCGTGAACTCTTCGGCGTGAATCTTCGGCGTGAGGCCGTGTTCCCGCCCGGCTTCGAGGATGCGCCGGGACTGTTCGATGGTGAACACGCCTTCCTCGCAGAACACGTCACAGAACTCGGCCGCGCCGTGGTCGGCGGCGGCAGGGATTTGCTCCGCGACCACCTCGTCGACGTAGTCCTCGGTGTCGCGTCCGTCCGGCACGGCGTGCGCGCCGAGGAACGTCCCGACCACGTCGACCGGATGGTCGGCCGCCGCGGTCTCGACGGCGTCCAGCATCCGTAGCTCTGTCTCCGTGTCGAGCCCGTAGCCCGTCTTCACCTCGGCTGTCGTCGTGCCGTGGGCGAGCATCGCGTCGAGTTGCGCGGTGAGATTCGCGACCAGTTCGTCGTCGCTGGCCTCCCGGACCGCCTCGACGGTCCGGAGGATGCCGCCGCCCTCGGCGAGAATCTCCTGATAGGGCTTGCCCCGGAGCTTCTGGGCGAACTCGTCGCTGCGGTCGCCCGCGAACAGCGCGTGCGTGTGCGGGTCGACGAACCCGGGAATCACAGTCTGCCCGGACGCGTCGATGTCCGTGTCGGCGTTCTCCGCCGGGTACTCCGCGAGCAGGTCCGAGGTCCGGCCGACGGCTGCCACGTCACCGTCGACGACCGCGAGCGCGCCGTCCTCGTAGGCCTGCAGGCTGCCCTCGTCGTCTGGGCCGACCACGAGTTCGCTCGCGCCGTGGACGACGGTCTGCAACTCAGGCATGGTGGCCCCCGAGGAAGTGTGCGACCGTCCGCGCTGCGGCGTCGACAGTTCGGTTCTCGGTGTCCAGCGGGGGCGCGGTCTCGACGACCTCGAACCCCGCGACCCGGGGCCGACCCGCGACGCGGCGGACGAGCCGGAACAGTTCTCTGGGCTGGAGGCCGCCGGGCGTCGGCGCGCTCGAACCGGGATACGCGGCGTCCAGCACGTCGACGTCGACGCTGACGTATATCTGGTCGACGCCGCCCATCGCGGCGAGGGCGGCGTCGAGCGCGCCGCCGGGGTCGGCGGCCACCGTCTCCGCCGTGACGACCTCGCCGCCCCGCTCGTCGAGGTAGTCGGCGTACTCGGTGCTCGTCTCGAAGTGGCGCGCGCCGACGACGGCCAGCGCGTCCAGTCCGTCCTCGAAGAGCTGTCGGTACGGCG encodes:
- the hutI gene encoding imidazolonepropionase is translated as MPELQTVVHGASELVVGPDDEGSLQAYEDGALAVVDGDVAAVGRTSDLLAEYPAENADTDIDASGQTVIPGFVDPHTHALFAGDRSDEFAQKLRGKPYQEILAEGGGILRTVEAVREASDDELVANLTAQLDAMLAHGTTTAEVKTGYGLDTETELRMLDAVETAAADHPVDVVGTFLGAHAVPDGRDTEDYVDEVVAEQIPAAADHGAAEFCDVFCEEGVFTIEQSRRILEAGREHGLTPKIHAEEFTRLGSAQLAADLNAASADHLLHANREDAEALADADVTPVLLPGTAFSLGEDYADPEQFAAAGAPVALATDLNPNCYSQSMGFAVALACNGMRMAPADALLGATAHAATAIDREDGTGTLREGTAADLVVVDGPSYVHVPYNFGVNSAETVLKDGSVVASGGERA